In Natrinema amylolyticum, the following are encoded in one genomic region:
- the trpG gene encoding anthranilate synthase component II gives MSPAATDEAAATTDGDADPITVLFVDNYDSFTYNLVEYVSQQAGTETEVLKNTASLADVRAVDPDAIIVSPGPGHPKNDRDVGVTMDVLRELSPEIPTLGVCLGLEAAVYEYGGTVGRAPDPIHGKASAVDHDGEGVFEGLEQGFRAGRYHSLVATEVPDCLEVSATAEHGSAEHGSADSAAEPQDEETLVMGVRHEEYPLECVQFHPESVLTAAGHDVIENFLSNV, from the coding sequence ATGAGCCCGGCCGCGACTGACGAGGCGGCTGCGACCACCGACGGAGATGCGGACCCGATCACGGTCCTCTTCGTCGACAACTACGATTCGTTCACCTACAACCTCGTCGAGTACGTCAGCCAGCAGGCCGGCACCGAGACCGAGGTGCTAAAGAACACCGCCTCGCTCGCGGACGTCCGCGCCGTCGACCCCGACGCGATCATCGTCAGTCCCGGCCCCGGCCACCCGAAGAACGACCGCGACGTCGGCGTCACGATGGACGTGCTCCGGGAACTCTCGCCCGAAATACCGACGCTCGGCGTCTGTCTCGGCCTCGAGGCCGCCGTCTACGAGTACGGCGGAACCGTCGGCCGCGCGCCGGACCCAATCCATGGCAAGGCCTCCGCCGTCGACCACGACGGCGAGGGCGTTTTCGAGGGCCTCGAGCAGGGCTTTCGAGCGGGTCGCTATCATTCGCTCGTCGCGACGGAAGTGCCGGACTGTCTCGAGGTGTCGGCGACCGCGGAACACGGCAGCGCGGAACACGGGTCCGCCGACTCTGCGGCGGAACCGCAGGACGAGGAAACGCTCGTTATGGGCGTCCGCCACGAGGAGTATCCCCTCGAGTGCGTGCAGTTCCACCCCGAGAGCGTGCTCACGGCGGCGGGTCACGACGTGATCGAGAACTTCCTCTCGAACGTCTAG